The Neospora caninum Liverpool complete genome, chromosome X genome includes a region encoding these proteins:
- a CDS encoding Articulin family protein, related, whose translation MVPSPYVPESLLPSQPGSASPWSAARVPDNSPPLGASPSSRFGPGSFPHAASPQPVQRSLFIYSRHQRGLHTRDAASSDSIDVPPSTAGTPRPFRYRCQSDTVALDSRTQSELSDSETASSKAARFRASDACATLRRTPVAFSSPASCGADPSGRRRLPARPHLPSLASVSFHEHSEPFPSPSCSSGELDLTQVFPEDTLSPLSVSETSLAPQPQARPSTAAASATFSPATLSQILEAAASFQAPSQPPATPRATGLSKVRLPSGQISTTMNGATPPLGVPAPGVCGGPEGPLIHHGIAGSGIVVAPPTPRGGPSPMAPTQGGHLVSPPSRTGPPLETSSTRDRQWVAVTAYRPVDVVTKTVEVPITRTVDVLVPRPVIQEKIVEVPKFVPHYVEKILEVPEIEWVDRVIEVPEYFYKTKYVPKVEIRENIIERPLYQDKWVEKIVEVPRVEEIVRYRDIVEAEEVIKYIPKGHSEEEWRGAPIFSVPPEHAPPLPPKWVSPGLTPGCIPGCATPGYLVTPDGPVKGRTKLVEQGSPSAFPPPPMNARCPAVPFWTVDSGRAGKG comes from the exons ATGGTTCCGTCCCCGTACGTCCCGGAGTCCCTCCTACCGTCACAGCCAGGCTCTGCTTCCCCCTGGAGCGCTGCCCGAGTCCCCGACAATTCACCTCCTTTGggagcgtctccgtcgtcacGCTTTGGCCCAGGATCGTTTCCGcacgctgcgtcgccgcagcCCGTGCAGCGCTCCTTATTTATATACAGCCGCCACCAGCGGGGCCTGCACACTCGCGACGCTGCTTCTTCAGATTCGATAGACGTGCCTCCTTCCACCGCTGGGACTCCGAGGCCTTTCCGCTACCGGTGCCAATCCGATACCGTCGCGTTGGACTCCAGAACGCAGTCCGAACTGAGCGACTCAGAGACCGCGTCCAGCAAGGCTGCTCGTTTCCGCGCTTCAGACGCTTGCGCTACGCTTCGACGCacgcctgtcgccttctccagtcCCGCATCCTGCGGCGCCGACCCGTcgggaagacggcgcctcCCGGCGCGTCCCCATTTGCCGTCTCTGGCGTCCGTCAGTTTCCACGAGCATTCAGAGCcgttcccgtctccgtcctgtTCTTCAGGGGAACTTGACCTGACGCAAGTGTTCCCTGAGGACACCTTGTCTCCGCTCAGTGTGTCCGAgacgtctctcgcgcctcagCCTCAGGCTCGTCCGTCAACTGCTGCTGCGTCGGCCACGTTCTCGCCCGCGACGTTGTCTCAAATTCTCGAAGCGGCCGCGTCGTTCCAAGCGCCAAGCCAGCCCCCCGCCACGCCACGTGCCACAGGGCTGTCGAAagtgcgtcttccttccggCCAAATCTCGACAACGATGAACGGCGCGACCCCGCCTCTCGGTGTCCCTGCGCCTGGAGTGTGTGGAGGCCCAGAAGGGCCTCTTATTCACCATGGGATAGCAGGATCCGGAATCGTCGTCGCCCCGCCGACCCCCCGAGGCGGGCCAAGCCCAATGGCCCCGACCCAAGGCGGCCATTTAGTGTCTCCACCGTCGAGGACCGGTCCGCCATTGGAGACCTCGTCCACACGCGACCGACAATGG GTAGCTGTCACCGCCTACAGGCCTGTGGATGTCGTGACCAAGACAGTCGAGGTGCCGATCACGCGAACAGTTGACGTCCTCGTTCCTCGACCCGTGATCCAGGAGAAGATTGTGGAGGTTCCCAAATTCGTCCCCCACTACGTAGAGAAG ATTCTAGAGGTCCCGGAGATCGAGTGGGTGGACCGAGTGATTGAGGTTCCCGAGTACTTTTACAAAACGAAATATGTTCCTAAAGTGGAAATCCGGGAGAACATTATTGAGCGTCCTCTTTACCAAGACAAATGGGTCGAGAAGATCGTTGAAGTTCCTAGGGTCGAGGAAATTGTTCGGTATCGTGACATTGTCGAGGCTGAAGAAGTTATCAA GTACATTCCCAAAGGCCATTCTGAAGAGGAATGGCGGGGCGCCCCCATCTTCAGTGTCCCTCCAGAGCACGCGCCCCCTTTGCCCCCAAAGTGGGTATCTCCAGGCCTAACTCCCGGCTGCATTCCCGGGTGCGCCACACCGGGATATCTTGTCACTCCTGATGGGCCAGTTAAAGGACGGACCAAGCTGGTGGAACAGGGGTCTCCCTCTGCCTTCCCACCACCTCCGATGAACGCCCGATGCCCCGCTGTCCCGTTCTGGACAGTTGATTCTGGTCGGGCTGGGAAGGGATAG